In one Solanum lycopersicum chromosome 11, SLM_r2.1 genomic region, the following are encoded:
- the LOC101248541 gene encoding immune-associated nucleotide-binding protein 9, with translation MGGSAISDDWEFTTNGARTLVLVGCTGNGKSATGNSIVGRKAFKSMSSSAGVTSTCELQRTVLEDNQILDVIDTPGLFDCSSEPEFVGNEIVKCINMAKDGIHAVLVVLSVRTRFSREEHAAVQSLREFFGSKISDYMILVFTGGDDLEDNDETLDGYLGRNCPELLKNTLKMCGNRQVLFDNKTKDPLKKAEQLKQLLFLVNVVVENNGGKPYTDDLFKELKKGATKLHNQATEVNSLVGYTKQERLELKEQMQKSYEEQLKRITEVVESKLKETTHRLEEQLAKEQAARLKAELSAQNAQKKSDEEIRKLREYLERAQRETEELRGRSGACNIL, from the exons ATGGGTGGAAGTGCAATAAGTGATGATTGGGAATTCACTACAAATGGAGCTCGGACACTAGTTCTGGTTGGATGTACAGGTAATGGTAAAAGTGCCACGGGGAATAGCATTGTTGGAAGAAAGGCATTCAAGTCGATGTCTAGCTCAGCTGGTGTAACAAGTACTTGTGAACTACAGAGGACTGTATTAGAAGATAACCAAATTCTTGATGTGATTGATACGCCAG GATTGTTTGATTGTTCTTCTGAACCTGAATTTGTTGGAAACGAAATTGTTAAGTGCATCAATATGGCCAAGGATGGGATTCATGCGGTTCTTGTAGTTCTGTCTGTGCGAACTCGCTTTTCAAGGGAAGAACACGCAGCAGTCCAGAGTCTGAGGGAGTTCTTTGGGAGCAAAATCAGTGATTACATGATTTTGGTTTTCACTGGTGGGGATGATCTTGAAGATAATGATGAAACCCTGGATGGTTACTTAGGTCGTAACTGCCCCGAGCTTTTAAAG AATACCCTCAAGATGTGTGGAAATAGGCAAGTGCTTTTCGATAACAAGACTAAAGATCCTTTGAAGAAAGCTGAACAATTGAAACAACTACTTTTCCTGGTAAATGTGGTTGTGGAGAATAATGGTGGAAAACCATATACAGATGACTTGTTCAAGGAATTAAAG AAAGGAGCTACCAAACTTCATAACCAGGCAACCGAGGTTAATTCTTTGGTGGGATATACTAAGCAAGAGAGACTAGAGTTGAAGGAACAAATGCAAAAGTCGTATGAAGAGCAACTGAAGCGAATAACTGAAGTG GTTGAGTCTAAGCTGAAGGAAACCACCCATAGGCTTGAAGAGCAATTGGCCAAAGAGCAGGCTGCTCGGTTGAAGGCTGAACTAAGTGCACAAAACGCACAGAAGAAATCAGATGAGGAGATTCGCAAGTTGAGAGAATATCTGGAGAGAGCTCAAAGGGAGACAGAGGAGCTCCGAGGTCGTTCTGGCGCATGTAACATTCTGTGA